A part of Aegilops tauschii subsp. strangulata cultivar AL8/78 chromosome 2, Aet v6.0, whole genome shotgun sequence genomic DNA contains:
- the LOC109754943 gene encoding uncharacterized protein translates to MKARQLVNAVQRYGRGGLYTVSRMKAEEQLFYGSTAEAQAAATSAASRMEVMSRLPAPRLRFESYRSKYKRLDFLPFYGGGRGHDSKLLCLDSAGSAILCNADGRSLQPVPNLNEPKGVSPASFSIPRTDAIDPKRAEALYVLSRSAPSRNSFTFEVLVYGEKTWHWVVLPPPPYVNDPLYDSTFIQSYTLLGDGSTICISSPEHNPVGTYCFDTVSRKWEKAGRWALPLYGRAEHVPELSNLWFGIADKSPHYLCALDLSNLDGAPKVLSDWPDLDPPQGWVQIRSSLLYLGARKFCITKIFDIGDQDTEEVTSGVAAVFTGVEMICGASGMEVVQDGSSELQMVRHKSFVSYDGIECVL, encoded by the coding sequence ATGAAGGCGCGGCAGTTGGTGAATGCGGTGCAGAGGTATGGCAGAGGCGGATTGTATACGGTGAGTCGCATGAAGGCCGAGGAGCAACTCTTCTACGGATCCACGGCGGAAGCACAAGCAGCAGCAACATCAGCGGCATCCAGGATGGAGGTCATGTCGCGGTTGCCTGCGCCCAGGCTCAGATTCGAGTCATACCGCTCAAAGTACAAGAGGCTCGATTTCCTGCCCTTCTATGGAGGAGGCAGAGGCCACGATAGCAAGCTGCTCTGCCTGGACTCTGCCGGAAGCGCCATCCTCTGCAACGCGGACGGCCGCTCCCTCCAGCCGGTTCCCAACCTTAACGAACCTAAGGGAGTCAGCCCCGCCTCCTTCTCCATCCCCAGGACCGACGCCATTGACCCCAAGCGCGCTGAAGCTCTCTACGTTCTCAGCAGATCCGCCCCCAGCCGCAACTCCTTCACCTTCGAGGTCCTCGTCTATGGCGAGAAGACTTGGCACTGGGTTGTGCTCCCACCGCCACCGTACGTCAACGACCCACTCTATGACTCCACATTCATCCAGTCCTACACGCTGCTGGGTGATGGCTCCACCATCTGCATCTCCTCCCCTGAGCATAACCCTGTCGGCACCTACTGCTTCGACACGGTTAGCCGCAAGTGGGAAAAGGCTGGTCGCTGGGCGCTGCCCTTGTACGGCAGGGCTGAGCATGTCCCTGAGCTTTCCAACCTCTGGTTCGGCATAGCCGACAAGAGTCCCCACTACTTGTGCGCATTGGACCTCTCCAATCTGGACGGGGCTCCGAAGGTGCTTAGTGACTGGCCAGATCTCGACCCTCCTCAAGGCTGGGTGCAGATAAGGAGCAGCCTGCTGTACCTGGGAGCGCGCAAGTTTTGCATAACCAAAATATTTGACATCGGCGACCAAGACACCGAAGAGGTCACGAGTGGCGTCGCGGCTGTGTTTACTGGGGTGGAGATGATCTGCGGAGCTTCTGGTATGGAGGTGGTGCAGGATGGATCATCCGAACTCCAGATGGTCAGGCACAAGTCCTTTGTCAGCTATGATGGCATCGAGTGTGTCCTctga